Proteins encoded in a region of the Leptolyngbya subtilissima AS-A7 genome:
- the petN gene encoding cytochrome b6-f complex subunit PetN — protein sequence MDILSFGWVSLLVVFTFSLSMVVWGRNGF from the coding sequence ATGGACATTCTGTCGTTCGGCTGGGTTTCACTACTGGTCGTCTTTACCTTTTCTTTGTCGATGGTGGTCTGGGGTCGCAACGGTTTCTAA
- a CDS encoding aspartate carbamoyltransferase catalytic subunit, with translation MASASWNRRHVLSLADFTAAEFETVMETAVSFWQVLSRRTRKVPALQGLVVTNMFFEPSTRTRSSFELAAKRLSADVLNFAPGTSSLTKGETILDTAKTYLAMGTNLMVIRHQEAGVPGAIAAEMDRLNTGVGVLNGGDGLHAHPSQALLDLFTLGLTLDPEQPTASLLAGKKIALVGDILHSRVARSNLWCLTACGAEVHLAAPPTLLPPGFADAFITQSPIDIPRAIVQHSTLAPALEGADFVMTLRLQKERMAQHLLPSLREYHQGFGVTRDRIQACQPTVKVLHPGPVNRGVEISSDLMDDPALSLISDQVTSGVAVRMALLYLMGVGKKGSEE, from the coding sequence ATGGCAAGTGCTTCCTGGAATCGACGACACGTGCTGTCGCTGGCTGATTTTACGGCGGCGGAGTTTGAAACGGTGATGGAAACGGCGGTGAGCTTTTGGCAGGTGCTGTCGCGTCGCACCCGTAAGGTGCCCGCCCTGCAGGGGTTGGTGGTTACCAACATGTTTTTTGAACCCTCCACTCGCACCCGCAGCAGCTTTGAGCTAGCCGCCAAGCGCCTGTCGGCAGATGTGCTCAACTTTGCCCCCGGTACCTCGTCGCTCACCAAGGGTGAAACCATTCTAGATACCGCCAAGACCTACCTGGCTATGGGCACCAACTTAATGGTGATTCGTCACCAGGAGGCGGGGGTGCCAGGGGCGATCGCCGCCGAAATGGACCGGCTAAACACTGGTGTCGGCGTGCTCAACGGCGGCGACGGGCTCCACGCCCATCCCTCCCAGGCCCTGCTCGATCTATTCACACTGGGTCTGACCCTTGATCCGGAACAACCCACAGCATCGCTGCTGGCAGGCAAGAAAATTGCCTTGGTCGGCGATATTCTCCACTCCCGTGTCGCCCGTTCCAACCTGTGGTGCTTGACGGCCTGCGGCGCTGAGGTCCACTTGGCGGCCCCACCCACCCTGCTGCCCCCCGGTTTCGCCGACGCCTTTATTACCCAATCGCCCATTGATATTCCCCGCGCCATCGTGCAGCACAGCACCCTGGCCCCAGCCCTAGAAGGGGCCGACTTTGTCATGACCCTGCGCCTGCAAAAGGAGCGCATGGCCCAGCACCTGCTGCCCAGCCTGCGGGAATATCATCAAGGGTTTGGGGTAACGCGCGATCGCATCCAAGCCTGCCAACCTACCGTCAAAGTGCTGCACCCCGGCCCCGTCAACCGCGGCGTTGAAATCAGCTCTGACTTGATGGATGACCCCGCCCTAAGCCTAATTAGCGACCAGGTAACCAGCGGCGTCGCCGTGCGCATGGCGCTGCTGTACCTGATGGGAGTGGGGAAGAAAGGGAGTGAGGAGTGA
- a CDS encoding aldo/keto reductase, with protein sequence MPLTTDLQTITLGPNGPTVPALGVGTWAWGDSLFWDYGKAYSDSDLHAAFEACLDAGLTLFDTAEIYGFGKSERLLGQFMQQRPQQAVIATKYFPLPWRFSQQSVVDALAASLDRLQVPSVALYQVHSPLSFLLSQKDLMQALAAEVKQGRIGAVGVSNYPASQMRQAHGYLAEWGIPLAVNQVQYSLLNRKIETNGVMEAARELGITILAYSPLAQGLLTGKYTPETDLKPAGARRISPSFSQESLTKLKPVIQALQTIGEKHERTPAQVALNWLVAQGNVLPIPGAKNVHQAAQNAGALGWQLAVDEVDQLAQLTQNKR encoded by the coding sequence ATGCCTCTAACTACTGACCTACAAACCATTACCCTCGGTCCCAATGGCCCCACTGTACCGGCATTGGGGGTAGGTACCTGGGCCTGGGGCGACTCCCTGTTTTGGGATTACGGTAAAGCCTATAGCGACAGCGACCTGCACGCCGCCTTTGAGGCTTGTCTCGACGCTGGCCTGACTCTGTTTGACACTGCTGAAATCTACGGTTTTGGCAAGTCAGAGCGGTTGCTGGGTCAGTTTATGCAGCAGCGTCCTCAGCAGGCTGTGATTGCTACCAAGTACTTCCCGCTGCCCTGGCGATTTTCTCAGCAGTCGGTGGTAGATGCGCTGGCCGCCAGCCTCGATCGCCTTCAGGTGCCCTCGGTAGCGCTCTACCAAGTGCACTCACCGCTGAGCTTTTTGCTTAGCCAAAAAGACCTCATGCAAGCCCTAGCAGCAGAGGTGAAGCAGGGCCGCATTGGTGCCGTCGGAGTGAGCAACTACCCGGCCAGTCAGATGCGCCAGGCCCACGGTTATTTAGCTGAATGGGGCATTCCCCTCGCCGTTAACCAGGTGCAGTACTCGCTGCTCAACCGCAAAATTGAAACCAATGGCGTGATGGAAGCGGCACGGGAACTGGGCATCACTATTCTGGCCTACAGCCCCCTGGCCCAAGGGTTACTCACCGGCAAATACACTCCTGAAACTGACCTCAAACCCGCTGGTGCCAGACGTATCAGTCCTAGCTTTAGCCAGGAGAGCCTAACCAAACTCAAGCCTGTTATTCAGGCACTTCAAACAATCGGCGAAAAGCATGAACGTACCCCTGCCCAAGTGGCCCTCAACTGGCTAGTGGCCCAGGGCAATGTGCTGCCCATCCCAGGCGCTAAAAATGTTCACCAGGCCGCTCAAAACGCTGGGGCATTGGGTTGGCAACTGGCTGTAGATGAAGTCGACCAGCTGGCTCAGCTGACTCAGAACAAGCGCTAG
- the speE gene encoding polyamine aminopropyltransferase translates to MNSLGRHILVEFFGCSSDILNDVPLIESSMVGAAADAGATVISSVFHHFSPFGVSGVVVIQESHLAIHTWPEYRYAAVDLFTCGDTVNPWISFDKLKVAFKADYGSALEMNRGQLELLERIDVDLGELRDEITNKLVTPKQSRSVWFTDKNDDIALSIRHKGDRIFREKSPYQTVEIFDTFAYGKMLTIDNMVMCSEKDENAYHEMIIHVPMLLNPTFKDVLVIGGGDGGSVREILRHPQVEKVTMVEIDEAVVRASKEFLPSLSGALEDSKLDLRIEDGIAFVANAPDASYDLIVIDSSDPVGPSEGLFSTAFYQQVHRILKPGGAITAQSESPRFNQHAFVDIHHCLKGIFGYDNVYCYLAFIPTYPTGMWSFNYATKGAAHPIQGMDAAKSEAFAAEHSLQYYNVGMHQAAFALPTFVQNMLKA, encoded by the coding sequence ATGAATTCGCTCGGACGACATATTTTGGTTGAGTTCTTTGGCTGCTCGTCAGACATTCTCAACGACGTACCGTTGATTGAGAGCAGCATGGTGGGGGCTGCTGCCGACGCCGGAGCCACGGTAATTAGCTCAGTGTTTCACCATTTTTCGCCCTTTGGGGTGTCAGGGGTAGTGGTGATTCAAGAAAGTCACTTGGCCATCCACACCTGGCCTGAGTACCGCTATGCGGCGGTCGATCTGTTTACCTGCGGCGACACCGTCAACCCCTGGATCTCCTTCGACAAGCTCAAGGTCGCTTTCAAGGCCGACTACGGCTCGGCTCTAGAGATGAACCGCGGCCAGCTCGAACTGCTGGAGCGCATCGACGTTGACCTGGGTGAGCTGCGCGACGAGATCACCAACAAGCTGGTGACCCCAAAACAGAGCCGCAGCGTCTGGTTTACCGACAAGAACGACGATATTGCGCTGTCGATTCGCCACAAGGGCGATCGCATTTTCCGCGAAAAATCGCCCTACCAAACCGTCGAGATTTTCGACACCTTTGCCTACGGCAAAATGCTCACCATCGACAACATGGTGATGTGCAGCGAAAAGGATGAAAACGCTTATCACGAGATGATCATCCACGTGCCCATGCTGCTAAATCCCACCTTCAAGGATGTGCTGGTGATCGGCGGCGGCGATGGCGGCAGCGTGCGCGAAATTTTGCGTCATCCCCAGGTAGAAAAGGTCACCATGGTCGAAATTGATGAAGCGGTAGTGCGGGCCTCGAAGGAATTTTTGCCCTCGCTGTCGGGGGCGCTAGAAGACTCTAAGCTCGACCTGCGCATCGAAGACGGCATTGCCTTTGTGGCCAACGCCCCCGATGCCAGCTACGACCTCATTGTGATCGATTCCTCCGACCCGGTGGGGCCTTCGGAGGGGCTGTTTAGCACGGCGTTTTATCAGCAAGTGCATCGTATTCTTAAGCCTGGTGGGGCGATCACGGCTCAAAGTGAGTCACCTCGGTTTAACCAGCATGCCTTTGTGGACATTCACCACTGTTTGAAGGGCATTTTTGGCTACGATAACGTGTATTGCTATTTGGCGTTTATTCCCACCTACCCAACGGGCATGTGGAGCTTTAACTACGCGACCAAGGGCGCGGCTCACCCCATCCAGGGCATGGATGCAGCGAAGTCTGAAGCCTTTGCCGCCGAGCACAGCCTGCAATACTACAACGTGGGCATGCACCAAGCTGCTTTTGCACTACCCACCTTCGTGCAGAACATGCTGAAGGCTTAA
- a CDS encoding peroxiredoxin, producing MNRRRLLQAVLCLCLAWLSWVISPAPALALGGTQISLGEPAPEFTLPTNAGDGEMSLADFRDQWVVLYFYPRDFTSGCTIEAQRFERDIAEYKARNAQVIGVSADSVESHAEFCDSEGLEFPLLSDPKGTVSKAYGSWLGAMSLRHTYIIGPDGTMRARFLGVQPVIHSQEVLATLDELQQEV from the coding sequence ATGAATCGCCGTCGCTTACTTCAGGCCGTGTTGTGTCTTTGTCTGGCCTGGCTGAGCTGGGTAATATCTCCCGCCCCGGCTTTAGCCCTGGGGGGTACCCAGATATCCCTGGGGGAGCCCGCTCCAGAATTTACCCTGCCAACCAATGCTGGCGATGGGGAAATGTCGTTGGCTGACTTTCGCGACCAGTGGGTAGTGCTGTATTTTTACCCCCGTGACTTTACTTCGGGTTGCACCATTGAGGCCCAGCGCTTTGAGCGCGACATTGCTGAATACAAAGCCCGCAATGCTCAGGTGATTGGCGTTAGTGCCGATAGTGTTGAGTCCCACGCCGAGTTTTGCGATTCGGAGGGGTTAGAGTTTCCGCTGCTGTCTGACCCAAAAGGAACGGTGAGTAAAGCCTACGGCTCATGGCTAGGAGCAATGTCGCTGCGGCACACCTACATCATTGGCCCCGACGGCACGATGCGGGCTCGCTTTTTAGGGGTGCAGCCAGTGATTCACAGCCAAGAGGTGCTGGCAACGCTGGATGAGTTGCAGCAGGAGGTGTAG
- a CDS encoding nucleotidyltransferase domain-containing protein, with amino-acid sequence MAVAQIEVPIEQIAEFCDRWQVSEFSLFGSVLRDDFHGGSNVDVMVQFRPAAHPTFRTLDQMEAELTVLFSRRVDLITRQGIETSRNYLRRQAIISSTQVIYATGSSIPA; translated from the coding sequence GTGGCTGTTGCTCAGATCGAAGTACCAATAGAACAAATTGCTGAATTTTGCGATCGCTGGCAAGTTAGTGAGTTTTCCTTGTTTGGCTCTGTTCTCCGCGATGACTTTCATGGTGGCAGCAATGTCGATGTGATGGTGCAATTTCGCCCAGCGGCTCATCCAACCTTTCGCACCCTCGACCAGATGGAAGCAGAACTGACGGTTCTATTCTCTAGAAGAGTTGATCTGATTACGCGTCAAGGGATAGAAACTAGTCGCAATTACCTACGGCGCCAAGCCATTATCTCCTCCACCCAAGTAATTTATGCAACGGGATCTTCAATTCCTGCTTGA
- a CDS encoding agmatinase family protein yields the protein MTTSTANLQTFDPSGVGLDNGNLYGLPCDYDTAGIIIFGVPWEATVSYHQGTAQGPQRVLEASPQLDLYDRDNPEGWRQGIYMPPIPQHLYELNQQVREAANRVIQATEEGVAIATQPLLQTDLDNVNYACEQMTGWLYAQTAAALDQGKRVGVIGGDHSVPLGYLQALAERHPDFGVLHIDAHADLRHGYQGFRYSHASIMYNLLKLPQVSKLVQVGIRDLCHDEVALIKQSEGRVVTHYDSVVKENTYRGIPWMQQCEAIVAALPEKVYVSFDADGLDPKLCPSTGTPVPGGLELEEVFCLLRQVVRSGRQIVGFDLCEVGDGEWDGNVGARAVYKLCCLMGL from the coding sequence ATGACTACCTCAACTGCCAATTTGCAAACCTTCGACCCCAGTGGTGTCGGCCTCGACAACGGCAACCTCTACGGCCTGCCCTGCGACTACGACACAGCGGGCATTATCATCTTCGGCGTGCCCTGGGAAGCGACGGTGTCGTACCACCAGGGCACCGCCCAGGGGCCCCAGCGGGTGCTAGAAGCTTCTCCCCAACTCGATCTATACGATCGCGACAATCCTGAGGGCTGGCGCCAGGGAATTTATATGCCGCCGATTCCCCAGCATTTGTATGAGCTCAATCAGCAGGTGCGAGAAGCGGCGAATCGCGTCATTCAAGCAACGGAGGAGGGCGTGGCGATCGCGACCCAGCCCCTGCTGCAAACCGATCTCGACAACGTCAACTACGCCTGCGAACAGATGACCGGCTGGCTTTACGCCCAGACCGCCGCCGCTCTCGACCAGGGCAAGCGGGTAGGAGTGATTGGTGGCGACCACAGCGTGCCCCTGGGTTACCTACAGGCTCTGGCCGAGCGCCACCCTGACTTTGGCGTGCTGCATATCGACGCCCACGCCGACCTGCGCCACGGCTACCAAGGCTTTCGCTACTCCCACGCGTCAATTATGTACAACCTGCTGAAGCTGCCCCAGGTGAGCAAGCTGGTGCAGGTGGGTATTCGCGACCTGTGCCACGACGAGGTGGCGCTGATCAAACAGTCTGAGGGGCGCGTTGTCACCCACTACGACTCGGTGGTGAAGGAAAATACCTATCGGGGTATTCCCTGGATGCAGCAGTGCGAGGCGATCGTGGCGGCCCTGCCTGAGAAAGTCTACGTCAGCTTCGACGCCGATGGCCTCGACCCCAAGCTCTGCCCCAGCACCGGCACCCCCGTCCCCGGCGGGCTAGAGCTGGAAGAGGTATTTTGTCTGCTGCGCCAAGTGGTGCGCAGCGGGCGGCAGATTGTTGGCTTTGACCTCTGTGAAGTAGGCGACGGCGAGTGGGACGGCAATGTGGGCGCTAGAGCCGTTTACAAGCTGTGCTGTTTGATGGGGCTATAA
- a CDS encoding HepT-like ribonuclease domain-containing protein, with protein MRKILVIAEAARRVSETTRQNLPNISWQEINGMRNRLVHSYDDINLDIVWEVVQSEIPPLIEELKVHIPPEK; from the coding sequence ATTCGCAAGATTTTAGTAATTGCTGAAGCGGCAAGACGTGTCTCAGAGACAACTCGACAAAACTTGCCCAATATTTCTTGGCAAGAAATCAACGGTATGCGAAATCGCTTAGTTCATAGTTACGATGATATTAACCTCGATATTGTTTGGGAAGTAGTTCAATCAGAAATTCCTCCCTTAATTGAAGAATTAAAGGTACATATCCCTCCCGAAAAGTGA
- a CDS encoding molybdenum cofactor biosynthesis protein MoaE — protein sequence MSLATPKSVAAPADSLRVTFAPLSLNEVYGLADDPANGAVVVMSGMVRNNSEGKTVVALEYQSYEPMALEVFKQIAAQIRDTWAEATRVVIHHRTGKLSVGDISVLVAVGCPHRAEAFAACQYAIDTLKHNAPIWKKEHWEDGSTSWVSIGACEE from the coding sequence ATGTCGCTTGCTACGCCAAAATCTGTTGCAGCACCTGCTGACAGTCTGCGGGTGACTTTTGCCCCTCTATCCCTCAACGAGGTTTATGGCCTGGCCGATGACCCCGCCAACGGCGCCGTGGTGGTGATGAGCGGCATGGTGCGCAACAACAGCGAGGGCAAAACTGTAGTGGCGCTGGAGTACCAGTCCTACGAACCTATGGCTTTAGAGGTGTTTAAGCAGATCGCCGCCCAGATCCGCGACACCTGGGCGGAGGCCACCCGTGTTGTCATTCACCACCGCACCGGCAAGCTGTCTGTGGGCGACATCAGCGTGTTGGTGGCCGTGGGCTGCCCTCACCGGGCTGAGGCGTTTGCCGCCTGTCAGTATGCGATCGACACCCTCAAGCACAATGCCCCGATCTGGAAAAAAGAGCACTGGGAAGATGGCTCGACCAGCTGGGTGAGTATCGGTGCCTGTGAGGAGTAG
- a CDS encoding ElyC/SanA/YdcF family protein encodes MVDLSACQITAAGDLTRSLWRLLNLLLQPTSILPVLAVMIAAPWIVRPRRWKRRISLAGVLLVLLYSLGLSPLRIQMGGKGLALLIPRDGGQPADAIVVLGRGGDFRPSRVQVAAELWQQQRAPLVFASGRSDAKEIGQMLKATGLPAEAIDGEPCSATTNENALFTAALLQPRGIRRLILVTDPPHMARSLLTFRSLGFEVTPHPSPIPRSLDNRKRQFLVLREWAGLIGYGMMGRYFARETGEPGFGA; translated from the coding sequence GTGGTTGATCTATCAGCCTGTCAAATTACAGCGGCGGGCGACCTGACGCGATCGCTCTGGCGACTGCTCAATCTGCTCCTACAGCCAACCTCCATCCTGCCGGTACTGGCCGTGATGATTGCTGCGCCCTGGATTGTGCGCCCCCGCCGGTGGAAGCGCCGGATTAGTTTGGCTGGAGTGCTGCTGGTGCTGCTCTACAGTCTGGGCCTATCTCCCCTAAGGATCCAAATGGGTGGAAAAGGACTGGCGCTGCTGATTCCTCGCGATGGCGGCCAGCCTGCCGATGCCATTGTGGTACTAGGCCGCGGGGGAGACTTTCGACCCAGCCGGGTGCAGGTGGCCGCCGAGTTGTGGCAGCAGCAGCGAGCCCCCCTCGTCTTTGCCAGCGGGCGCAGCGATGCCAAAGAAATTGGCCAAATGCTAAAGGCCACCGGGCTGCCAGCAGAGGCGATCGACGGCGAACCCTGCTCGGCCACCACTAACGAAAACGCCCTATTTACAGCGGCACTGCTGCAACCTCGGGGAATTCGACGGCTGATTTTAGTCACCGACCCGCCCCACATGGCGCGATCGCTCCTCACATTCCGCAGTTTGGGGTTCGAGGTCACGCCCCACCCCAGCCCCATCCCACGAAGTCTAGACAATCGCAAACGCCAATTTTTGGTACTGCGAGAATGGGCTGGACTAATCGGCTATGGCATGATGGGCCGATATTTTGCGCGAGAAACAGGGGAACCGGGGTTTGGGGCGTAG
- a CDS encoding universal stress protein, with amino-acid sequence MQLKSRTTAPSRQPFLNAPQVSPEAAIKPMIMRLEAALGRRDLAKNIVLLLRPKPPVTGPNTDEQTINFVVGYSGSAHSQAALDLALCVAHQTRLAKPNPVLVHVVYVVDKTRPKTIANADRILWQARCLASEWRGSLNAHLRVGQVATELSQVAKEIGAEVLLVGCHNTKHRLVQQLDSQTPCSVLGLPK; translated from the coding sequence ATGCAGCTCAAATCGCGCACCACTGCCCCATCAAGGCAGCCATTTCTGAATGCACCTCAGGTCTCTCCCGAGGCGGCAATCAAGCCCATGATTATGCGTTTAGAGGCGGCCCTAGGTCGTCGCGATCTCGCAAAGAATATTGTTTTATTACTGCGGCCGAAACCGCCTGTTACAGGCCCCAATACAGACGAGCAAACGATCAATTTTGTGGTCGGATACAGTGGCTCAGCCCATAGCCAGGCAGCCCTCGATCTGGCCCTATGCGTAGCTCATCAAACCCGTTTGGCTAAGCCTAACCCTGTGCTAGTGCATGTCGTCTATGTTGTCGATAAAACTCGCCCTAAAACCATTGCCAATGCCGATCGCATTCTGTGGCAGGCTCGCTGCTTGGCCAGTGAATGGCGCGGCTCACTCAACGCCCACCTGCGGGTAGGTCAGGTTGCGACCGAGCTTAGCCAGGTAGCCAAGGAGATCGGGGCTGAAGTGCTACTGGTGGGTTGTCACAACACCAAGCACCGCTTGGTGCAGCAGCTAGATTCTCAGACCCCGTGCTCTGTACTGGGGCTACCCAAGTAA
- a CDS encoding universal stress protein: MSYQKILVALDRTAASDRVFDYALGLAQSSQGQLQLVHSLNISSHDNLGKLIDAGVGLQSPTNMQHEEEAARLQRAQETKQWLEQLRAEALKRDVSADFICEMSEPGSFICQLAKTWGADVIVMGSSGKKGLKKLVMGSTSDYVSKHASCPTLLVPNDSSQEVELFSKASEPA, encoded by the coding sequence GTGAGCTATCAAAAGATTCTGGTGGCCCTCGATCGCACTGCCGCCTCCGATCGCGTTTTTGACTATGCCCTGGGGTTAGCCCAGTCTTCCCAAGGGCAGCTACAACTGGTTCACAGCCTCAATATCAGCTCCCACGACAACCTGGGGAAGCTGATTGATGCTGGAGTAGGCCTGCAAAGCCCTACTAATATGCAGCACGAAGAGGAGGCTGCCCGGCTACAGCGAGCTCAAGAGACTAAACAATGGCTAGAACAGTTGCGCGCTGAGGCTCTAAAACGAGATGTCTCAGCAGATTTTATTTGTGAAATGTCCGAGCCTGGCTCGTTTATCTGTCAGCTCGCTAAAACCTGGGGCGCCGACGTAATTGTGATGGGCAGCAGCGGCAAAAAGGGCTTGAAAAAACTCGTAATGGGCAGCACGAGTGACTATGTGTCAAAGCATGCTTCTTGTCCAACCCTATTGGTGCCCAACGATAGCAGTCAAGAGGTTGAACTTTTCTCTAAAGCCTCTGAACCTGCCTGA